The following proteins come from a genomic window of Macaca fascicularis isolate 582-1 chromosome 8, T2T-MFA8v1.1:
- the PENK gene encoding proenkephalin-A, which translates to MAWFLRLCPWLLLLGPGLLATVRAECSQDCATCSYRLVRPADINFLACIMECQGKLPSLKIWETCKELLQLSKPELPQDGTGTLRENSKPEESHLLAKRYGGFMKRYGGFMKKMDELYPMEPEEEANGSEILAKRYGGFMKKDAEEDDSLANSSDLLKELLETGDNREHSHHQDGSDNEEEVSKRYGGFMRGLKRSPQLEDEAKELQKRYGGFMRRVGRPEWWMDYQKRYGGFLKRFAEALPSNEEGESYSKEVPEMEKRYGGFMRF; encoded by the exons ATGGCGTGGTTCCTGAGACTCTGCCCTTGGCTGCTGTTGCTCGGCCCCGGGCTTCTGGCGACAGTGCGGGCAGAATGCAGCCAGGATTGCGCGACGTGCAGCTACCGCCTGGTGCGCCCCGCCGACATCAACTTCCTG GCTTGCATAATGGAATGTCAAGGAAAACTGCCTTCTCTGAAAATCTGGGAAACCTGCAAGGAGCTCCTGCAGCTGTCCAAACCAGAGCTTCCTCAAGATGGCACCGGCACCCTCAGAGAAAACAGCAAACCAGAAGAGAGCCATTTGCTAGCCAAAAGGTATGGGGGCTTCATGAAAAGGTATGGAGGCTTCATGAAGAAAATGGATGAGCTTTATCCCATGGAGCCAGAAGAAGAGGCCAATGGAAGTGAGATCCTCGCCAAGCGGTATGGGGGCTTCATGAAGAAGGATGCAGAGGAGGATGACTCGCTGGCCAATTCCTCAGACCTGCTGAAAGAGCTTCTGGAAACAGGGGACAACCGAGAGCATAGCCACCACCAGGATGGCAGTGATAATGAGGAAGAAGTGAGCAAGAGATATGGGGGCTTCATGAGAGGCTTAAAGAGAAGCCCCCAACTGGAAGATGAAGCCAAAGAGCTGCAGAAGCGATATGGGGGCTTCATGAGAAGAGTGGGCCGCCCAGAGTGGTGGATGGACTACCAGAAACGGTATGGAGGCTTCCTGAAGCGCTTTGCCGAGGCTCTGCCCTCCAACGAAGAAGGGGAAAGTTACTCCAAAGAAGTTCCCgaaatggaaaaaagatatgGAGGATTTATGAGATTTTAA